The following proteins are co-located in the Microvirga ossetica genome:
- a CDS encoding IS481 family transposase, which translates to MHSLHPQARTTPAVRQEIARSREPTGVLAQRFSVSTETVRKWRKRGAQDCQDHSSRPHKLPWKATEEERAIVCALRQATGFPLDDITFIVTHFLPHLNRDAVYRILKAEGLGRLPAQQHKRKSGTFKDYDLGFVHMDIKHLPKLQTANGERRKRFLYVAIDRCSRWVHLAVKDDELATSAIAFLNEAVRAFPFKITHVLTDRGSCFTADGFEDACRKLKVEHRRTKPYTPQTNGLVERFNGRVQREVLGITIYSHRDLETLLKGFNQAYNQRRQRVLKGRSPEQVVHSRLAAEPKRANRRYKPPDSDALSPALRVVARAKEVSHPDR; encoded by the coding sequence ATGCACTCCCTTCATCCGCAAGCCCGCACCACCCCAGCCGTTCGCCAGGAGATCGCCCGCTCGCGCGAGCCCACCGGCGTGCTGGCCCAGCGCTTCAGCGTCAGCACCGAGACCGTCCGCAAGTGGCGCAAACGTGGGGCGCAGGACTGCCAGGACCATAGCAGCCGGCCGCACAAGCTGCCCTGGAAAGCCACGGAGGAAGAGCGCGCCATCGTCTGCGCCCTGCGCCAGGCCACCGGCTTTCCGCTCGACGACATCACCTTCATCGTCACGCACTTCCTGCCACATCTCAACCGCGATGCCGTCTACCGCATCCTCAAGGCTGAGGGCTTGGGACGCCTGCCGGCGCAGCAGCACAAGCGGAAGAGCGGCACCTTCAAGGACTACGATCTCGGCTTCGTGCATATGGACATCAAGCACCTGCCCAAGCTGCAGACCGCAAATGGCGAGCGCCGCAAGCGCTTCCTGTATGTCGCCATCGACCGTTGCTCACGCTGGGTGCATCTCGCCGTCAAGGACGACGAACTGGCCACCAGCGCGATCGCCTTCCTGAATGAGGCGGTGCGTGCCTTCCCGTTCAAGATCACGCACGTGCTCACCGACCGCGGCTCCTGCTTCACCGCCGACGGCTTCGAGGACGCCTGCCGCAAACTGAAGGTGGAGCACCGCAGGACCAAGCCGTACACGCCGCAAACCAATGGCCTTGTGGAGCGCTTCAACGGGCGGGTGCAGCGCGAGGTGCTGGGCATTACGATCTACAGCCACCGGGATCTGGAGACGCTGCTCAAGGGCTTCAACCAAGCCTATAACCAGAGACGCCAACGCGTGTTGAAGGGACGATCCCCCGAGCAGGTGGTGCACAGCCGCTTGGCCGCCGAGCCGAAGCGGGCCAACCGGCGCTACAAGCCGCCCGATTCAGACGCTTTGTCGCCAGCCCTCAGGGTCGTCGCTCGCGCCAAGGAGGTCTCGCATCCAGACAGGTAG
- a CDS encoding WGR domain-containing protein — MLAHPQRRHDDYSGQGFFSLMIERDLFGIVRLMRNWGRIGTNGREIAPEYPSEIEAGQALEDLARLKRRRGYLDL; from the coding sequence ATGCTTGCCCATCCCCAAAGGCGCCATGACGACTATAGCGGGCAAGGCTTTTTCTCCCTTATGATCGAGCGAGATCTATTCGGGATCGTGCGCCTGATGCGCAACTGGGGCCGGATCGGCACCAACGGCCGCGAAATAGCGCCGGAATACCCGAGCGAGATCGAAGCCGGCCAAGCCCTTGAGGATCTCGCCCGGCTCAAGCGGCGACGGGGGTATCTAGATTTGTGA
- a CDS encoding DUF4145 domain-containing protein — translation MATKGPKRIKAHCPQCGPDRWAAIKARYHVHDDHGDSGLWTDTTYYIVQCPACETVYFLSDSVFSEDTSVGYSPHTGEEEEEYEHKIEQWPSPSQRDRPKWLEEIWVYDNQLHTLLIDTYKALDNDLRIFAAIGIRTTFDRASEFLGIDSAKRFDEKLFDLLDQGRIGRDESRMLDALTDAGSAAAHRGWAPTPEQLDVMMASIEGFIYRTFILRDQAQKLREAVPPKPSRAKKPKIPEPPPEPASA, via the coding sequence ATGGCGACGAAAGGTCCGAAGCGCATCAAGGCCCATTGCCCGCAATGCGGACCCGACCGATGGGCTGCCATCAAAGCCCGCTACCATGTTCACGATGATCACGGTGACAGCGGCCTGTGGACGGATACGACGTATTACATCGTCCAATGTCCAGCATGTGAGACAGTATATTTCCTTAGTGACTCCGTATTCTCCGAGGACACATCCGTAGGATACAGCCCTCATACTGGAGAAGAGGAGGAGGAGTACGAGCATAAGATCGAGCAATGGCCATCGCCGTCCCAGCGTGACCGACCCAAATGGCTTGAAGAGATATGGGTGTATGACAATCAGCTACATACGTTGCTGATCGATACCTATAAGGCGCTCGATAACGACCTCCGCATCTTCGCAGCCATAGGTATCAGGACCACCTTTGATCGTGCGTCTGAGTTCCTTGGAATCGACTCTGCCAAGAGGTTCGACGAGAAGCTCTTTGACCTCTTGGATCAGGGCAGGATCGGAAGAGACGAATCTAGGATGCTTGATGCACTTACGGATGCAGGAAGTGCTGCTGCGCATCGAGGCTGGGCGCCGACGCCGGAACAGCTTGATGTCATGATGGCGAGCATCGAGGGCTTCATCTACAGGACGTTCATCCTCCGCGATCAGGCGCAGAAGCTGAGGGAGGCAGTGCCGCCCAAGCCATCCCGTGCAAAGAAGCCGAAAATCCCTGAGCCTCCGCCGGAGCCTGCGTCAGCTTGA
- the istB gene encoding IS21-like element helper ATPase IstB, with protein sequence MLTHPTHERLIALGLTGMAKAFEEQRRLPDLDALSFEERIGLLVDREAAERDTKRLTARLKFAALRQNACVEDVDWRTPRGIDRAVFARLVVGDWIDRHENVLITGAAGLGKSWIACALGHKACRDNRSVLYHRVPRLFEALALARGDGRYGRLLKALGRVQVLILDDWGLSVLTGSERRDLLEILDDRHGRSSTIVTSQVPVDAWHDLIGDPTLGDAILDRLVHNAHRLQLAGESMRKQNARARPLDGDQIS encoded by the coding sequence ATGCTGACCCATCCCACCCATGAGCGCCTGATCGCGCTTGGCCTGACCGGCATGGCCAAAGCCTTCGAGGAGCAGCGACGATTGCCCGATCTCGACGCTCTGTCCTTTGAGGAGCGCATCGGGCTGTTGGTCGACCGCGAAGCGGCCGAGCGCGACACCAAGCGTCTCACCGCGCGGCTCAAGTTCGCGGCGCTGCGCCAGAACGCCTGCGTCGAGGACGTCGATTGGCGAACCCCGCGCGGCATCGATCGCGCGGTCTTTGCCCGGCTGGTTGTTGGCGACTGGATCGACCGGCATGAGAATGTGCTGATTACAGGGGCGGCCGGCCTCGGCAAGAGCTGGATCGCCTGCGCGCTCGGCCACAAGGCCTGCCGGGATAACCGCTCGGTGCTCTACCACCGCGTGCCGCGCCTGTTCGAGGCATTGGCGCTCGCGCGCGGCGACGGGCGCTATGGCCGCCTGCTCAAGGCCCTCGGTCGCGTACAGGTGCTGATCCTCGATGATTGGGGCTTGTCAGTGCTCACCGGGTCCGAGCGGCGCGATCTCCTGGAAATCCTCGACGATCGTCACGGCCGCTCATCGACCATCGTCACGAGCCAGGTTCCCGTGGACGCATGGCATGACCTGATTGGGGATCCCACTCTTGGAGACGCAATCTTGGATCGTCTTGTTCACAATGCCCACCGCCTTCAACTCGCCGGAGAAAGCATGAGAAAGCAGAACGCCAGAGCCCGCCCTCTTGACGGCGACCAAATCTCCTGA
- the istA gene encoding IS21 family transposase, with protein MPTQRLSMRRIREVLRLRHVQGLTERVIARTLGISNGVVHGYLRRARLAGLSWPLPDGLDDDALELLLFPAPSSAQTDRRPVPDWVYVEKELRRRGVTRVLLWEEYRAAHPDGFGYTWFCTTYEAWKGRVRPTMRQTHRGGEKVFVDFAGDTIDVFDPLTGQAHPMKLFVAAMGASNYTYAEACASESLPDWIAVHANLFAFLGGVPKFVICDNLKAAVTNPDRYDPGLNRTYAEMAGHYGTAILAARPRRPKDKAKVEVAVQIAQRWILARLRNHRFFALAELNRAIRSLVVELNARQMRGFGSSRAELFAEIDRPRLGALPDEPYVFARWKRCRVAPDYHVEVDGHWYSVPYRLIRELVDVRLAGATVEIFHKGQRVASHARAPNRRGHTTVAEHMPSAHRRHGQWTPRGLIAAGERIGPSVAAFFEAVIADRPHPEQGFRTCLGILSLARSYGDTRVEAACRRGLLIKARSVASIRSILKNGLDRAVVDETPDHEPLRHGNIRGQGYFH; from the coding sequence ATGCCAACCCAGAGATTGTCGATGCGCCGGATCCGAGAAGTACTTCGTTTAAGACATGTCCAAGGCCTGACCGAGCGCGTCATCGCGCGCACGCTGGGGATCAGCAATGGCGTCGTTCATGGCTACCTGCGCCGCGCCCGTCTGGCAGGGCTGAGCTGGCCGCTGCCGGACGGGCTCGATGACGACGCGCTCGAACTCCTGCTGTTTCCGGCACCATCCTCGGCTCAGACCGATCGGCGCCCGGTCCCCGACTGGGTTTATGTCGAGAAGGAGCTGCGCCGGCGTGGCGTGACGCGCGTGCTGCTCTGGGAGGAATATCGCGCCGCCCATCCCGATGGCTTCGGCTACACCTGGTTCTGCACCACCTACGAGGCCTGGAAGGGGCGCGTTCGCCCAACAATGCGCCAGACCCACAGGGGCGGCGAGAAGGTGTTTGTCGATTTTGCCGGCGACACCATCGACGTCTTCGATCCGCTGACCGGCCAAGCCCATCCCATGAAGCTGTTCGTCGCCGCCATGGGCGCCTCCAACTACACCTATGCCGAGGCCTGCGCGAGCGAGAGCCTGCCGGACTGGATTGCCGTGCACGCCAACCTGTTTGCCTTCCTGGGCGGGGTTCCGAAGTTCGTGATCTGCGACAACCTCAAGGCGGCGGTGACCAATCCCGACCGCTACGATCCCGGCCTCAACCGCACCTATGCCGAGATGGCCGGCCATTACGGCACCGCCATTCTCGCGGCGCGGCCGAGACGCCCGAAGGATAAGGCCAAAGTTGAGGTCGCGGTCCAAATCGCCCAGCGCTGGATCCTGGCCCGGCTGCGCAACCATCGCTTCTTCGCGCTCGCCGAGCTCAATCGCGCCATTCGCAGCCTGGTCGTCGAACTCAACGCCCGCCAGATGCGCGGCTTCGGCTCCAGCCGGGCCGAACTCTTTGCCGAGATCGACCGGCCCCGGCTGGGAGCGCTGCCAGACGAGCCCTACGTCTTCGCCCGCTGGAAGCGCTGCCGCGTCGCGCCGGACTACCATGTCGAGGTCGACGGCCACTGGTACTCCGTGCCCTACCGCCTGATCCGGGAACTCGTCGACGTGCGCCTTGCCGGTGCGACGGTCGAGATCTTCCACAAGGGCCAGCGGGTCGCCAGCCATGCCCGGGCGCCGAACCGGCGCGGCCACACCACCGTTGCCGAGCATATGCCGAGCGCCCATCGCCGCCACGGCCAGTGGACCCCACGAGGCCTGATCGCCGCCGGTGAACGGATTGGGCCCTCCGTCGCGGCTTTCTTCGAGGCGGTGATCGCCGACCGTCCACATCCCGAGCAGGGCTTCCGCACCTGCCTCGGCATCCTGTCGCTGGCCAGGAGCTATGGCGACACCCGCGTCGAGGCCGCCTGCCGGCGCGGCCTCCTCATCAAGGCACGCTCCGTCGCCTCGATCCGGTCGATTCTCAAGAATGGCCTCGACCGCGCCGTCGTTGACGAGACGCCCGACCACGAACCCCTGCGCCACGGCAACATCCGCGGCCAGGGTTACTTCCACTGA
- a CDS encoding HGGxSTG domain-containing protein, with protein sequence MHPSIRKLLPLLQAPRCGARTRAGTLCQSPAVNGKTRCRMHGGAIGSGNARGTRNSNYRHGAFTCEEIKKRKSVRAVLQSAREGLTPR encoded by the coding sequence ATGCACCCATCGATCCGAAAGCTCTTGCCTTTGCTCCAGGCCCCCCGCTGTGGAGCGAGGACGAGGGCCGGGACCTTGTGCCAGTCGCCAGCCGTGAATGGGAAGACTAGGTGCAGGATGCATGGAGGAGCGATTGGCAGCGGGAATGCGCGAGGGACGAGAAACAGCAATTACAGGCACGGGGCCTTTACCTGCGAGGAGATCAAGAAGCGGAAGAGCGTGCGGGCAGTTCTGCAGAGCGCTCGTGAGGGTTTGACTCCTCGGTAG
- a CDS encoding DUF927 domain-containing protein, translating into MADTLASGYIELTDDLIDALPDDDCKADSVFLPEGYILNSRGLFHGGDGDKPPQRLSGPFTVLGLARDQSGDGWSIALEWKDRDGVVHRHYVALADLIGDGNEAIKPLVAGGLKLSPHADRLKKFKAALSQLDCRDRVRLVRRSGWHGDVFVLPHATMGRTSGENVVYDGRADAARYAESGSLEDWIENVARPASGNSRLILPICLAFAGPIADLLSDEGGGVHLVGASSLGKSTALMVAGSVWGGGGRGGFTQTWRATGNFLESVARAHSGTALILDELGELDAKEAGATAYLLTNGQGKGRATRDAESRARAEWRIMLLSSGEVGLGDKIAEGGKRAKAGQLVRLVDVPADAGKGKGLFEDTKQHTPEAFSKAMKAAAMQFFGTAGPMFAAYLADDPDTVARVARERINTIQKKLLEGYDGNGGQANRVAHRFALIASAGELAAAALGLPWRQGEAERAAAVCFEAWRSTLGGDGPGELVAAMDAIRAAVEKHGESRFRNLNGFTPEAPTNGQGVRDLIGYRFDHDGDLYWGFTTTGWKETLAGIADPKSVAVMLFDRGSLLTTPSDKAYRFIRKIDGRTVGTYAVRASALGC; encoded by the coding sequence ATGGCTGATACTCTCGCCTCTGGTTACATCGAACTCACTGACGATCTGATTGATGCTCTGCCCGATGATGACTGCAAGGCCGATAGCGTCTTCTTGCCCGAGGGCTACATTCTCAACTCCAGGGGCTTGTTTCATGGCGGCGATGGGGACAAGCCGCCTCAGAGGCTTTCTGGCCCCTTCACAGTTCTCGGACTTGCACGCGATCAAAGCGGCGACGGTTGGTCGATCGCTCTCGAGTGGAAAGACCGTGATGGCGTCGTACATCGCCACTATGTCGCTCTCGCGGATCTGATCGGAGACGGCAACGAAGCGATTAAGCCGCTGGTTGCGGGAGGGCTGAAGCTCTCTCCCCATGCCGATCGCCTCAAGAAGTTCAAGGCCGCCCTCTCCCAGCTGGATTGCCGGGACCGGGTGCGCTTGGTTCGCCGCAGTGGCTGGCATGGTGACGTCTTCGTGCTCCCCCATGCGACCATGGGCAGAACCTCAGGTGAGAATGTGGTCTATGACGGTCGCGCTGATGCCGCCCGGTACGCCGAGAGCGGGAGTCTCGAGGACTGGATCGAGAATGTTGCTCGACCTGCTTCCGGCAACTCTCGCCTTATCCTCCCCATCTGCCTCGCCTTTGCTGGCCCAATTGCCGATCTGCTTTCTGATGAGGGTGGCGGCGTCCATCTCGTTGGCGCCTCGTCTCTCGGCAAGAGCACGGCCCTGATGGTGGCAGGCAGCGTGTGGGGAGGCGGCGGCCGGGGCGGCTTCACTCAGACGTGGAGAGCGACCGGCAATTTCCTGGAGTCGGTCGCACGTGCTCACTCCGGTACTGCGCTGATCCTAGATGAGCTGGGCGAGCTCGACGCCAAGGAAGCAGGTGCTACAGCCTACCTGCTGACGAATGGCCAGGGTAAGGGCCGGGCTACCCGAGACGCTGAGAGCCGAGCCCGCGCTGAATGGCGGATCATGCTGCTGTCGTCCGGTGAAGTTGGTCTTGGCGACAAGATTGCTGAAGGTGGCAAGCGAGCGAAGGCAGGACAACTCGTTCGCTTGGTCGATGTGCCGGCAGATGCAGGCAAAGGCAAGGGTCTCTTTGAGGATACCAAGCAGCACACGCCCGAGGCATTCTCCAAGGCGATGAAGGCTGCCGCCATGCAGTTCTTTGGCACGGCAGGCCCGATGTTCGCAGCCTACCTTGCGGACGATCCGGATACGGTGGCGCGCGTGGCCCGCGAGCGCATCAACACGATCCAGAAGAAGCTTTTGGAGGGATACGACGGGAACGGCGGTCAGGCTAACCGCGTGGCTCACCGCTTCGCCCTGATCGCATCTGCTGGAGAGTTGGCCGCCGCAGCCCTTGGCCTTCCGTGGAGGCAGGGCGAGGCAGAGCGCGCCGCGGCTGTGTGCTTCGAGGCTTGGCGCTCCACTCTAGGCGGCGATGGTCCTGGCGAACTGGTGGCGGCCATGGATGCGATCCGCGCGGCTGTAGAGAAGCATGGCGAGAGCCGGTTCCGCAATCTCAACGGGTTCACCCCGGAAGCCCCGACGAATGGGCAGGGCGTGCGGGATCTCATCGGCTATCGCTTCGATCATGACGGCGATCTGTACTGGGGCTTCACCACAACCGGGTGGAAGGAAACCCTTGCGGGGATCGCAGACCCCAAGAGTGTCGCGGTGATGCTGTTTGATCGCGGATCCCTGCTCACCACACCATCGGACAAAGCCTATCGCTTTATCCGCAAGATCGATGGGCGCACCGTCGGCACGTATGCCGTGCGCGCCTCGGCTCTCGGCTGTTGA
- a CDS encoding helix-turn-helix transcriptional regulator translates to MSQTSETYFRKKLSTLEAAAYLGLGKSTLDKLRLTGGGPAYSQLGKRVVYDPSDLEAWFAQHKRSNTSQNTAAAA, encoded by the coding sequence ATGTCCCAAACAAGCGAAACATATTTTCGTAAGAAGCTGTCTACACTTGAAGCGGCAGCTTATCTCGGTCTCGGCAAATCCACCCTCGATAAACTGCGACTGACTGGCGGAGGGCCCGCCTACAGCCAACTTGGGAAGCGGGTAGTTTATGACCCGTCCGACCTCGAAGCATGGTTTGCGCAGCACAAGCGCAGCAACACTTCCCAAAACACTGCGGCTGCCGCGTGA
- a CDS encoding helix-turn-helix domain-containing protein, which translates to MDEDLMRALREDRGVKATALAKALGLSRVGIYEAVKRGEIQATRIGRRIVIPAHVARRLLGIEMEAA; encoded by the coding sequence ATGGACGAAGATCTAATGCGAGCCCTCCGAGAAGACCGCGGCGTCAAGGCTACGGCGCTTGCCAAAGCGCTCGGCCTGTCTCGTGTCGGGATTTATGAGGCTGTGAAACGGGGAGAGATCCAAGCAACGCGCATCGGTCGCCGTATCGTAATCCCGGCGCATGTTGCGCGCCGCCTGCTCGGCATCGAGATGGAGGCCGCGTAA
- a CDS encoding TraY domain-containing protein: MHVNALYAYLTTELGIKKMAVRKAAEREGVRHPMSFRATTDLREKLERAASESGRSLTQELELRLERSFDHDQMVSSVMETIEENSQLQVQIMELQAELEKLKSAGPDASDLAVIVEQAVAKAFQMACSVQPAKDFMHEVQQYQSAPKSAKARVSAKSKA; this comes from the coding sequence TTGCACGTCAATGCCCTGTATGCATATTTAACTACAGAGTTGGGGATTAAGAAGATGGCGGTACGTAAAGCAGCTGAGAGAGAAGGGGTGCGTCACCCCATGAGTTTCCGAGCAACGACGGATCTAAGGGAGAAACTGGAGAGGGCCGCCTCGGAATCTGGGCGGTCGCTCACACAGGAACTGGAGCTCAGGCTAGAGCGATCCTTTGATCACGATCAGATGGTCTCCTCGGTTATGGAGACGATAGAGGAGAACTCGCAGCTTCAGGTTCAGATCATGGAGTTGCAGGCGGAGCTCGAAAAGCTCAAGAGCGCCGGCCCCGACGCCTCGGATCTTGCGGTCATTGTCGAGCAGGCTGTTGCAAAGGCCTTTCAGATGGCCTGCTCAGTTCAACCCGCTAAGGATTTCATGCACGAGGTGCAGCAGTACCAATCGGCGCCAAAATCCGCGAAGGCTCGCGTCTCGGCGAAATCTAAGGCATAG